The Candidatus Abyssobacteria bacterium SURF_5 genome includes the window TCGTCCCGCCGGCACAAAACCTACGTTTGACGGGGATTCCTCCTGAACGTGCTCTGATCTCATTCCTGTGCATTATCTGCAACCGGTTTTGCTCACTGTTGCAGTTACTTCTCTACCTTCTTTCCTCACTACTTCAGGAACGGGCGGAAGAGATCGAGCGGTATGGGAAGCACGATAGTCGAATTTTTTTCCGTCGAGACTTCGACGAGAGTCTGCAGGAAACGCATCTGAAGAGCCATCGGGTGAGCTTCCATCATTACGGCGGCATCGACGAGGCGCTGGGCGGCCTGGAATTCACCCTCGGCATTGATCACCTTGGCTCGGCGTTCGCGCTCGGCGACAGCCTGTCGAGCCATGGCTCTTTGCATTTCCTGCGGCAGGTCCACATGCTTGATTTCCACGTTCGAGACCTTTATCCCCCACGGGTCGGTTTGCCGATCGAGAATATTCTGCAGTTCATGGTTGATCTTGTCTCGTTGCGCCAGGAGTTCGTCCAGTTCCGCCTGCCCCAGGATACTCCGCAACGTGGTCTGGGCCATCTGCGAGGTCGCAAACAGATAGTTTTCGACCTCGACGACGGAACGGATGGGTTCCATGACACGAAAGTAGGCAACTGCATTCACTTTCACTGAGACGTTATCGCGCGTGATGACATCCTGCGGAGGCACGTCAAGCGCGACGAGCCGCAGGCTGACGCGCTGCATGTTGTCTATCGGCCAGAAGACCATGATGATGCCCGGCCCTTTCGGCTCCGGCAGCACGCGTCCGAGCCTGAAAATCACGCCGCGTTCATACTCATTCAGAATGCGAATGCAACTGAGCACGTACAGGACCGGAAGCAGCACGATTATAAGTATCGTCATCTTTTGGATCTCCTTTTTGTCAGATGCCTGCCGCACATTACTGGTCAATACTCTCGACTGTCGCCGTCATGCCATCGAGTTCGACAACTCTCACTTTATTGCCCTTGCTAATGGGCCGGCTGCTGCGCGCGTTCCAGATCTCGCCGTGTACGAATATTTTTCCTGCAGTCGCGATATCTGTTTCCGCGATTCCGACTTCGCCGATCAATCCCTCTCGCCCGACCACACTTTTCCTTGCGTGGACCCGGATCACGAGCGTGACGAGGAAAATGAAGATTGCGGCGGTCGTCAGCACCATCGGGAGAATGACCGCCAGCGATATCCGCAGGAATTCATACGAGGAATCGATGAGCATCAGCGAGCCCAGCGTCATGCAGATCAGCCCGCCAATGGTCAAGAGGCCGTAGCTGGTTACTTTGACTTCTGCTATAAACAGGACCATCGCCAGCAGAATGAGCAGGAAACCCGCGTAATTGATCGGCAGCGCCTGGAACGAGTAGAAGGCGAGAATGAGGCAAATGGCGCCTGCGATGCCGGGGAACCCGACGCCGGGATGCGTAACTTCGAAGAGCAAACCGAAAAAGCCAAGCATCATCAGGATGTAGGCCACGTTCGGATTCGATATCGCATTGAGGACTCTCTGACGCGTGGTCATATTGACATAGCGGATTTCCGCCTCTTTTGTCTGAAGGACTCTCGCGCCCGCGGCAGTGGTCACCTCGACTCCGTCGATCTCCGAAAGCAGAGTCTCGATGTCTTTGCTAATGTAATCGATTACGTTCTCGGCGAGGGCTTCCGTCTCAGTCACCGAAACGCTCTGCGTGACCGCCTTCACCGCCCACTCCTCGTTACGGTCTCGCGTGCGGGCAATGGCGCGCATCCAGGCAACGGTATCGCGGAGCACCTTATCGCCCATGACCGTGCCGGTGGGCTCCACCTCGTCCGCCTCTTCCCTTTGCGGTTGATCGCCGGCCTGCTGATCGTCGGGTTTCTCTTCCGAGGGGCCTTCCTGGCGTTTCTCCAGTTCTTTGAGCTTTTGCTGGAGTTCCTCGAGCGCTTTGCGCCACGACTCGCCGTCCTCTCCCCCGCCGATTTCCACGGGATGCGCCGCCCCGATATTGGTTGAAGGCGCCATCGCCGCGATATTAGCTGCCAGAGTTATAAAGACGCCTGCAGAGCCGGCGCGTGCCCCGCTGGGCGCAACGTAAACGACGACCGGCACCTCCGCATTCAGTTCCGCCTTAACGATCCTGCGGGTAGACGCCACCAGGCCCCCTGGAGTATCGAGTTGAATGACGAGACATTCTGCTCCCTCCTCCTCGGCCCGAGCGATCGCCCGCGAAATATATTCGGCCACAACCGGGCTGATAATATCCTCATCTATGGTAATAACAAGAACCGTGTTGTCCCCGGCAGCAGCGGAAGGCATAACCAGGGAAAGCGCTGA containing:
- a CDS encoding slipin family protein — translated: MTILIIVLLPVLYVLSCIRILNEYERGVIFRLGRVLPEPKGPGIIMVFWPIDNMQRVSLRLVALDVPPQDVITRDNVSVKVNAVAYFRVMEPIRSVVEVENYLFATSQMAQTTLRSILGQAELDELLAQRDKINHELQNILDRQTDPWGIKVSNVEIKHVDLPQEMQRAMARQAVAERERRAKVINAEGEFQAAQRLVDAAVMMEAHPMALQMRFLQTLVEVSTEKNSTIVLPIPLDLFRPFLK
- a CDS encoding nodulation protein NfeD yields the protein MRQALFLLLLSALSLVMPSAAAGDNTVLVITIDEDIISPVVAEYISRAIARAEEEGAECLVIQLDTPGGLVASTRRIVKAELNAEVPVVVYVAPSGARAGSAGVFITLAANIAAMAPSTNIGAAHPVEIGGGEDGESWRKALEELQQKLKELEKRQEGPSEEKPDDQQAGDQPQREEADEVEPTGTVMGDKVLRDTVAWMRAIARTRDRNEEWAVKAVTQSVSVTETEALAENVIDYISKDIETLLSEIDGVEVTTAAGARVLQTKEAEIRYVNMTTRQRVLNAISNPNVAYILMMLGFFGLLFEVTHPGVGFPGIAGAICLILAFYSFQALPINYAGFLLILLAMVLFIAEVKVTSYGLLTIGGLICMTLGSLMLIDSSYEFLRISLAVILPMVLTTAAIFIFLVTLVIRVHARKSVVGREGLIGEVGIAETDIATAGKIFVHGEIWNARSSRPISKGNKVRVVELDGMTATVESIDQ